A DNA window from Halomicrobium mukohataei DSM 12286 contains the following coding sequences:
- a CDS encoding DUF192 domain-containing protein, whose translation MSDEAAGDQQATASTPECPAGPTGTPSPDNATVTALDDDCAPLGTVSVAIADNSSERITGLSDTESLAVDEGMLFVFPEIGEHAFVMREMSFPLDIVYVAANGTVTRIHHAPVPEGEYERRYPGEGKYVLEVNRGWTNETGVSVGDRLRLPNVTAAS comes from the coding sequence GTGAGCGACGAGGCAGCCGGCGATCAGCAGGCGACGGCATCCACGCCGGAGTGTCCCGCAGGGCCGACGGGGACGCCGTCGCCGGACAACGCGACCGTGACCGCACTGGACGACGACTGTGCGCCGCTGGGGACCGTCTCGGTGGCGATCGCAGACAACAGCAGCGAACGCATCACCGGGCTGAGCGACACCGAGTCGCTGGCCGTCGACGAGGGGATGCTGTTCGTCTTTCCCGAAATCGGCGAGCACGCGTTCGTGATGCGAGAGATGTCGTTCCCGCTGGACATCGTCTACGTCGCCGCCAACGGGACGGTCACCCGGATCCACCACGCGCCGGTCCCCGAGGGCGAGTACGAGCGCCGGTATCCGGGTGAGGGCAAGTACGTCCTGGAGGTCAATCGCGGCTGGACCAACGAGACCGGCGTCTCCGTCGGCGACCGACTGCGGCTCCCGAACGTCACCGCCGCCTCGTGA
- a CDS encoding HVO_2922 family protein gives MSEETIHESSETRSRRGIASYFRRLARRFATGEPAPADEEQTVTVSAPPEADLETEVEREGERLNLEIEVAWTEDGDDVDTDAAASKATFELFEDSAEEWRWRLVHDNGNVIADGGEGYASAQKAEQGLESVRSNAPGANVIDQSKDDESQDGGSDATFELFADSAGQWRWRLVHDNGNIIADGGQGYSSKQKAKQGLRSVKQNVRGAQVEREE, from the coding sequence ATGTCAGAAGAGACCATCCACGAGTCCAGCGAGACGCGCAGTCGACGCGGTATCGCGTCGTACTTCCGGCGGCTCGCCCGCAGGTTCGCCACGGGCGAGCCCGCACCGGCCGACGAGGAACAGACGGTGACGGTGTCGGCACCGCCGGAGGCCGACCTGGAGACCGAAGTCGAGCGCGAGGGCGAGCGACTGAACCTCGAAATCGAGGTGGCCTGGACCGAGGACGGTGACGATGTCGACACCGACGCGGCCGCGAGCAAGGCGACGTTCGAGCTGTTCGAGGACAGCGCCGAGGAGTGGCGCTGGCGGCTCGTCCACGACAACGGCAACGTCATCGCCGACGGCGGCGAGGGGTACGCCTCGGCCCAGAAGGCAGAGCAGGGGTTAGAGAGCGTCCGCTCGAACGCGCCGGGCGCGAACGTGATCGACCAGTCGAAAGACGACGAGAGCCAGGACGGCGGGAGCGACGCGACGTTCGAGCTGTTCGCGGACAGCGCCGGCCAGTGGCGCTGGCGGCTCGTCCACGACAACGGGAACATCATCGCGGACGGCGGACAGGGGTACTCCTCGAAGCAGAAGGCCAAGCAGGGACTGCGAAGCGTCAAGCAGAACGTCCGAGGAGCACAGGTCGAGCGCGAAGAGTAG
- a CDS encoding response regulator, with the protein MPVIIRDRVRERVNLLLGQRRVMNLAPVATILVVDDSDFFLEITSETLEEKHGLNTRTASTGSEALAVMRDQQIDCVVSDYEMPSMDGLELHKAIDAEFDVPFILLTGQGDETVASEAIGAGIDDYLLKTRIIDGEQLQLLANRIDNVVSQYEARRKYEQLVDNTPDEIVEVTSDGMILSANTSMASSHGMTREQVIGERLSSVIDPDVAARRLEYGHRATTAGSAVTFQDNIGVRQFHNIVTPRRETADHETVQFISRDITQQKRHEQQLETKTEELALINRLVRHDINNDVQLLMGWAGAVAPHVDEDGVEYLERIQDTCDHIAELTANVGAFTDALEESGAVDFTPIELSDVIASEVTKSQRRFEDATIRVEGALPTVTIEANGAVQAVFGNLLSNAVHHNETDDPHITVTMTVTDTVARVTVADNGPGISDEFKPSVFDKDEMGKKSDGTGIGLYLVETLVEQYGGDIWIDDNDPRGAAFTVELPRSDLAT; encoded by the coding sequence GTGCCCGTTATCATTCGAGATAGAGTGAGGGAACGTGTTAACTTGCTCTTGGGACAACGAAGGGTAATGAATTTGGCACCCGTCGCAACGATTCTCGTTGTCGACGATAGCGATTTCTTCCTCGAAATAACGTCGGAGACGCTCGAAGAGAAACACGGCCTCAACACGCGGACGGCGAGTACCGGATCGGAAGCGTTAGCAGTGATGCGCGACCAGCAGATCGACTGCGTCGTGAGCGATTACGAGATGCCATCGATGGACGGGCTGGAACTCCACAAGGCGATTGACGCGGAGTTCGACGTCCCGTTCATCCTGCTCACCGGTCAGGGTGACGAGACGGTCGCGAGCGAAGCGATCGGTGCCGGGATCGACGATTACCTGTTAAAAACCCGCATCATCGACGGGGAACAGCTCCAGTTACTCGCCAATCGAATCGACAACGTCGTCTCCCAGTATGAGGCCCGCCGCAAGTACGAACAACTGGTCGACAACACGCCGGACGAGATCGTGGAAGTCACGTCCGATGGAATGATCCTGTCCGCGAACACGTCGATGGCCAGTTCACACGGAATGACTCGGGAGCAGGTGATCGGCGAGCGGCTGTCGTCGGTCATCGATCCCGACGTGGCGGCCAGGCGTCTGGAGTACGGCCACCGCGCGACCACTGCCGGAAGCGCCGTAACCTTTCAGGACAATATCGGCGTCCGCCAGTTTCACAATATCGTTACACCACGCAGGGAGACAGCCGATCACGAAACGGTCCAGTTCATCTCCAGAGATATCACCCAGCAGAAGCGACACGAACAGCAACTGGAGACGAAAACCGAAGAGCTGGCACTCATCAATCGCCTCGTTCGTCACGACATCAACAACGATGTCCAGCTTCTCATGGGATGGGCAGGGGCCGTCGCTCCCCACGTCGACGAGGACGGTGTCGAGTATCTCGAACGCATTCAGGACACCTGTGACCACATCGCGGAGCTTACGGCAAACGTCGGTGCGTTCACCGATGCGCTGGAGGAGAGCGGCGCGGTCGATTTCACTCCGATCGAACTCTCCGACGTGATCGCAAGCGAAGTCACCAAGTCCCAGCGCAGGTTCGAAGACGCGACCATCCGTGTAGAGGGGGCGCTTCCAACCGTCACCATCGAGGCGAACGGAGCGGTTCAGGCGGTGTTCGGGAACTTACTCTCGAATGCAGTCCATCACAACGAGACGGACGATCCACATATCACCGTGACCATGACAGTAACGGACACCGTTGCCCGCGTGACTGTTGCGGACAACGGTCCTGGTATCTCGGACGAGTTCAAACCAAGCGTCTTCGACAAAGACGAGATGGGGAAGAAGAGTGACGGAACCGGCATCGGACTGTATCTCGTCGAAACGCTCGTCGAGCAGTACGGGGGCGATATCTGGATCGATGACAACGATCCTCGGGGAGCGGCGTTCACAGTCGAATTGCCGAGATCTGACCTCGCCACCTAG
- a CDS encoding ABC transporter ATP-binding protein has product MDVDAGDDDAFEDVRENVDHPMRRLFAEYGRDNTGAFTVGLLSSIAARLLDLLPPVLLGVAVDAIFRNDRPFALGPVDLSAYASDPESQVILASSIIAGAFILGAGFHWTRNWGWNAFAQRIQHAVRTDTYDRMQRLNMDFFADKQTGEMMSVLSNDVNRLERFLNDGMNSAFRLSVMVLGISAILFYYNWQLALLTLVIVPAIAFFTYRFIKAIQPKYADVRSSVGQLNSRLENNLGGVQVIKTYSTEGYESDRVEDTSRDYFDANWGAITTRIKFFPGLRVLAGVGFVVTFLVGGLWVYSGEGPWIFTGTLSEGEFVVFILLSQRFIWPMAQFGQIINMYQRAYASAERIFGLMDTPSLIEETDDAEELAVTDGEVEYDGVTFGYGETQSVSEQSSGEGTDPADDEVILDDVSFTVDGGDTLALVGPTGAGKSTVMKLLMRMYDVNDGAVRIDGQDVRDVTIPSLRDAIGYVSQETFLFHGTVRDNIAYGSFDATDEEIREAAKAAEAHGYIQNLPDGYDTMVGERGVKLSGGQRQRVAIARAILKDPEILVLDEATSDVDTETEMLIQRSLDRLTADRTTFTIAHRLSTVKDADQIVVLEDGSVVERGSHDDLLAEDGLYANLWAVQAGEIDELPEEFVRRATERRSQVDAEVGDDD; this is encoded by the coding sequence ATGGATGTCGACGCCGGGGACGACGACGCCTTCGAGGACGTTCGCGAAAACGTCGATCACCCGATGCGCCGGCTGTTCGCCGAATACGGCCGGGACAACACCGGCGCGTTCACGGTCGGCCTACTGAGTAGTATCGCCGCGCGACTGCTCGATTTGTTGCCGCCGGTGTTGCTCGGCGTCGCCGTCGACGCGATCTTTCGGAACGACCGCCCGTTCGCACTCGGTCCAGTCGATCTATCGGCGTACGCCTCTGATCCCGAGTCCCAGGTGATACTCGCGTCGAGCATCATCGCTGGCGCGTTCATCCTCGGCGCTGGCTTTCACTGGACCCGAAACTGGGGGTGGAACGCCTTCGCCCAGCGCATCCAACACGCCGTCCGGACCGACACCTACGACCGGATGCAGCGGCTCAACATGGACTTCTTCGCCGACAAGCAGACCGGCGAGATGATGTCGGTCCTCTCGAACGACGTGAACCGCCTCGAACGGTTCCTCAACGACGGGATGAACTCGGCGTTCCGGCTGTCGGTGATGGTCCTGGGGATCTCGGCGATCCTCTTTTACTACAACTGGCAGCTCGCACTCCTGACGCTGGTGATCGTCCCGGCCATCGCGTTCTTCACTTACCGATTCATCAAGGCGATCCAGCCCAAGTACGCCGACGTGCGCTCCTCTGTCGGCCAGCTCAACTCCCGGCTGGAGAACAACCTCGGCGGCGTGCAGGTCATCAAGACCTACAGCACCGAAGGCTACGAGTCCGATCGCGTCGAGGACACCTCCCGCGACTACTTCGACGCGAACTGGGGCGCGATCACGACCCGGATCAAGTTCTTCCCGGGACTGCGCGTCCTCGCTGGCGTGGGCTTCGTCGTCACCTTCCTCGTCGGCGGGCTCTGGGTGTACAGCGGCGAGGGGCCGTGGATCTTCACCGGGACGCTCTCCGAGGGAGAGTTCGTCGTCTTCATCCTCCTCTCACAGCGGTTCATCTGGCCGATGGCACAGTTCGGACAGATCATCAACATGTATCAGCGGGCCTACGCATCGGCCGAGCGCATCTTCGGTCTGATGGACACGCCCAGCCTCATCGAGGAGACCGACGACGCCGAGGAGCTGGCGGTCACCGACGGGGAAGTCGAGTACGACGGGGTCACCTTCGGCTACGGGGAGACGCAGAGCGTCTCCGAACAGTCGAGCGGGGAGGGAACCGATCCCGCCGACGACGAGGTCATCCTCGACGACGTGTCTTTCACCGTCGACGGCGGCGACACGCTCGCACTCGTCGGGCCGACGGGCGCGGGCAAGTCGACCGTGATGAAGCTCCTGATGCGGATGTACGACGTGAACGACGGCGCGGTCAGGATCGACGGCCAGGACGTGCGCGACGTGACCATCCCGAGCCTGCGGGACGCGATCGGCTACGTCAGCCAGGAGACGTTCCTCTTTCACGGCACTGTCCGTGACAACATCGCCTACGGGAGCTTCGACGCCACCGACGAGGAGATCCGAGAGGCGGCCAAGGCCGCCGAGGCCCACGGCTACATCCAGAACCTCCCCGACGGCTACGACACGATGGTCGGCGAACGCGGCGTCAAGCTCTCGGGCGGCCAGCGCCAGCGCGTCGCCATCGCCCGTGCGATCCTCAAAGACCCCGAGATTCTCGTCCTCGACGAGGCCACCAGCGACGTGGACACGGAGACGGAGATGCTGATCCAGCGCTCGCTGGACCGGCTCACCGCCGACCGAACCACCTTCACCATCGCCCACCGCCTCTCGACGGTCAAGGACGCCGACCAGATCGTCGTCCTCGAAGACGGCTCGGTCGTCGAACGCGGCTCCCACGACGACCTGCTCGCCGAGGACGGCCTGTACGCCAACCTCTGGGCCGTCCAGGCCGGCGAGATCGACGAACTCCCCGAAGAGTTCGTCCGGCGCGCCACCGAACGCCGCTCGCAGGTGGATGCGGAGGTCGGGGACGACGACTGA
- a CDS encoding WD40/YVTN/BNR-like repeat-containing protein produces the protein MPTCYAALDDRLLVIEDDDWMARERPVAHSLECVAAAPERPERVFVGTVDAGLQCSTDGGDSWTTGLDTGDRVTAVTVSPHDPGVIWAGTEPSRVYRSIDGGDSWSERPGLQSLPSASRWSFPPRPDTHHVRWIAVDPADPDRLYVAIEAGALVRTDDAGESWEDHPDGARRDNHTLGTHPDAPERVYTAAGDGYAESRDRGDTWSFPQSGLDHRYVWGLAVGADPDDVVVSAATGARDAHSTEGESSVYRRTDDGWERAMSGLPDPDGLARAVLAAHDGQFYALTNHGLFASDDGRAWSALGLAWPDEYRQLPRGLAVV, from the coding sequence ATGCCCACCTGCTACGCTGCGCTGGACGATCGGTTGCTGGTGATCGAGGACGACGACTGGATGGCCCGGGAGCGACCCGTGGCGCACTCACTGGAGTGTGTCGCCGCCGCGCCGGAGCGTCCTGAGCGGGTCTTCGTCGGGACCGTCGACGCAGGCCTCCAGTGCAGTACCGACGGCGGCGACAGTTGGACCACCGGGCTGGACACCGGCGACCGGGTGACTGCCGTGACGGTCAGCCCGCACGATCCCGGCGTGATCTGGGCCGGGACCGAGCCCTCGCGGGTGTATCGATCGATCGACGGCGGCGACTCCTGGAGCGAGCGGCCCGGGTTGCAGTCCCTCCCCTCGGCGTCGCGGTGGTCGTTCCCGCCGCGGCCGGACACCCACCACGTACGCTGGATCGCCGTCGACCCGGCCGATCCCGACCGCCTCTACGTCGCCATCGAAGCGGGCGCGCTCGTCCGGACAGACGACGCGGGCGAGAGCTGGGAGGATCATCCGGACGGAGCGCGGCGAGACAACCACACGCTGGGCACGCACCCCGACGCGCCCGAACGCGTCTACACGGCGGCCGGCGACGGCTACGCCGAGTCGCGAGACCGCGGCGATACGTGGTCGTTCCCCCAGTCGGGACTCGATCACCGCTACGTCTGGGGACTGGCAGTCGGCGCGGACCCAGACGACGTCGTGGTGTCGGCGGCCACCGGTGCCCGCGATGCACACAGCACGGAGGGCGAGTCCTCCGTCTATCGGCGGACCGACGACGGCTGGGAGCGGGCGATGTCGGGACTACCAGACCCCGACGGGCTCGCGCGGGCGGTGCTGGCCGCCCACGACGGACAGTTCTACGCCCTGACGAACCACGGGCTGTTCGCGAGCGACGACGGGAGGGCGTGGTCGGCGCTGGGGCTGGCCTGGCCCGACGAGTATCGACAGCTCCCCCGCGGGCTGGCCGTCGTCTGA
- a CDS encoding decarboxylating 6-phosphogluconate dehydrogenase → MELGVIGLGRMGRIVVDRTLAAGHDVVAFDISGEAVADAAEAGATPADSIADVADQLGAEKRIWLMVPAGDPIDAALDELDGLVDADDVIVDGGNSNFHDTLRRAERTDAAYVDCGTSGGPASAEDGFSLMVGGPEWAYEALVPVFDAVATGPAGHDRMGPTGSGHYVKMVHNGVEYALMQAYGEGFELLANGRFDLDLESVARTWNNGAVIRSWLLELCEEAFREEGTDLGDVADRVEGGSTGTWTVQEALEQEVPTPLIYQALAERFSSRSTDGDDPGRFARRLANRLRYGFGRHDVPRREE, encoded by the coding sequence ATGGAACTCGGTGTTATCGGACTCGGGCGGATGGGACGGATCGTCGTCGACAGGACACTCGCAGCCGGCCACGACGTGGTCGCGTTCGACATCTCCGGGGAGGCCGTCGCCGACGCGGCCGAGGCGGGCGCGACGCCGGCCGACTCGATCGCGGACGTGGCCGACCAGCTCGGCGCGGAGAAGCGCATCTGGCTGATGGTCCCGGCCGGCGACCCGATCGACGCCGCGCTGGACGAACTCGACGGACTGGTCGACGCCGACGACGTGATCGTCGACGGCGGCAACTCGAACTTCCACGACACGCTCCGGCGCGCCGAGCGCACCGACGCCGCCTACGTCGACTGTGGCACCTCCGGTGGCCCCGCCAGCGCCGAAGACGGGTTCTCGCTGATGGTCGGCGGTCCAGAGTGGGCCTACGAGGCACTGGTACCGGTGTTCGACGCGGTCGCGACCGGACCGGCGGGCCACGACCGCATGGGTCCGACCGGCAGCGGCCACTACGTGAAGATGGTCCACAACGGCGTCGAGTACGCCCTGATGCAGGCCTACGGCGAGGGGTTCGAGCTGCTTGCCAACGGACGCTTCGACCTCGATCTCGAATCGGTCGCGCGCACGTGGAACAACGGCGCGGTCATCCGCTCGTGGCTGCTGGAACTCTGTGAGGAGGCCTTCCGCGAGGAGGGCACCGACCTCGGAGACGTGGCCGACCGCGTCGAGGGCGGCTCGACCGGCACCTGGACCGTCCAGGAGGCCCTCGAACAGGAGGTGCCGACGCCGCTGATCTACCAGGCGCTGGCCGAGCGGTTCTCGTCGCGATCGACCGACGGCGACGACCCCGGTCGCTTCGCCCGCCGGCTGGCCAACCGGCTCCGCTACGGGTTCGGTCGTCACGACGTGCCCCGCCGCGAGGAGTAA
- a CDS encoding 2Fe-2S iron-sulfur cluster-binding protein produces MVEPVSVAAGAVLTIVVVAVHYSSGTGWEPSEDISQNVIEKRAATVPETDFPEPYNRSIGGGGSAAAIPAGEEGAELEEGAEEADDGFDPDEIADDEVEYYEIEFAKEGETIEVANNETILDAGEDEGWDMPYACRQGQCVSCAGQITDGAASDYIRHSQNESLFDDDMEEGYCLTCVAYPTDEFTIETGEQP; encoded by the coding sequence ATGGTAGAACCAGTGAGTGTCGCCGCTGGGGCCGTGCTCACCATCGTCGTCGTCGCGGTCCACTACAGCTCGGGCACGGGCTGGGAACCGAGCGAGGATATCTCCCAGAACGTGATCGAGAAACGAGCGGCGACGGTGCCGGAGACGGACTTCCCAGAGCCGTACAACCGCTCGATCGGCGGTGGCGGCAGCGCGGCGGCGATCCCGGCGGGCGAAGAGGGCGCAGAGCTCGAAGAGGGCGCAGAGGAGGCAGACGACGGATTCGACCCCGACGAGATCGCCGACGACGAGGTCGAGTACTACGAGATCGAGTTCGCCAAGGAAGGCGAGACGATCGAGGTCGCGAACAACGAGACCATCCTGGACGCTGGCGAAGACGAAGGATGGGACATGCCCTACGCCTGTCGACAGGGCCAGTGTGTCTCCTGTGCCGGCCAGATCACCGACGGTGCCGCCAGCGACTACATCCGCCACAGCCAAAACGAGTCGCTGTTCGACGACGACATGGAAGAGGGCTACTGCCTGACCTGCGTCGCCTACCCGACCGACGAGTTCACCATCGAGACCGGCGAACAGCCCTAA
- a CDS encoding DUF5786 family protein produces MGFGSYDESEQKDQDNDIDEDEAVNVHNNDHDGDVSFESDADQDELIGRLDEMRDEE; encoded by the coding sequence ATGGGATTTGGTAGCTACGACGAGTCCGAACAGAAGGATCAGGACAACGACATCGACGAGGACGAGGCCGTCAACGTCCACAACAACGACCACGACGGCGACGTCAGCTTCGAGTCCGACGCCGATCAGGACGAGCTGATCGGCCGCCTCGACGAGATGCGCGACGAAGAGTAA
- a CDS encoding type IV pilin — MGIRESWNELGTGGKILVGLAVGVVLLAVLLVVLVVLAAVLASFVLGVGDEAAQTTPTVSFDFDYDDSTTTTTIRHEMGDSIPASQLRVVVAERSVGWADGGGAVSGDDGEVVAGDSITVDTQPGDRISVVYDGPDTTSTLAAHEIHEVTVTVS; from the coding sequence ATGGGAATACGCGAGTCGTGGAACGAACTCGGAACCGGCGGCAAGATACTGGTCGGGCTGGCCGTCGGCGTCGTCCTCTTGGCCGTGTTGCTCGTGGTGTTGGTCGTTCTCGCGGCGGTGCTCGCGTCGTTCGTCCTCGGCGTCGGGGACGAGGCCGCCCAGACGACACCCACGGTGTCGTTCGACTTCGACTACGACGACTCGACAACGACGACGACGATCCGTCACGAGATGGGCGATTCGATCCCGGCGAGCCAGCTCAGGGTCGTCGTCGCCGAGCGGAGCGTCGGTTGGGCCGACGGCGGCGGTGCCGTCAGCGGTGACGACGGCGAGGTGGTCGCCGGAGACTCGATCACCGTCGACACACAGCCGGGCGACCGCATCAGCGTCGTCTACGACGGGCCGGACACGACTTCGACGCTGGCCGCCCACGAGATCCACGAGGTAACGGTCACGGTCTCGTAG
- a CDS encoding M28 family peptidase, giving the protein MTEWIGETFTSDAGWRHLTELVDTGTRMAGSEGERAAAEATRDALAEYARDAGLSAFDIQGWEREASAITADGETVASDDRAVIALPRSPAGSVTGRLVDAGHGLPEEFAEADCEDAVVIARSDVPDWYDRYIHRREKYYHAVEAGAAAFVYVNHVEGMLPPTGSVGTPEEPIGDVPAVGVARETGARLARRYEGETATVSVDCTTPDATSQNVHAELGPDTDEAVLVTSHVDAHDIAEGAMDNGAGTATVVEVAKALAAREGELDTRVEFVAFGAEEVGLVGSSRLADETDLEDVKAVLNLDGVVRGRTLQCYTHGFDGLIEATEAVADRLDHPITTSPTMNPHSDHWPFVQWGVPGIHVMSETDGEGRGWGHTHADTLDKLEPRTLREQAVLLTELAVELADEERALPRRDTAEIATALEEQDLAEGMQVVGDWPYDD; this is encoded by the coding sequence ATGACCGAGTGGATCGGCGAGACGTTCACGAGCGACGCGGGCTGGAGACACCTCACCGAACTGGTCGATACGGGCACCCGGATGGCCGGCAGTGAAGGGGAACGGGCGGCCGCCGAGGCGACGCGGGATGCCCTCGCAGAGTACGCCCGCGACGCCGGGCTGTCCGCGTTCGACATCCAGGGCTGGGAGCGCGAGGCGAGTGCGATCACGGCCGACGGCGAGACCGTCGCCAGCGACGACCGGGCGGTGATCGCGCTCCCGCGCTCGCCGGCCGGTTCGGTGACCGGCCGGCTGGTCGACGCCGGTCACGGCCTGCCCGAGGAGTTCGCCGAGGCGGACTGCGAGGACGCAGTGGTGATCGCGCGCTCGGACGTGCCCGACTGGTACGACCGCTACATCCACCGCCGAGAGAAGTACTATCACGCGGTCGAGGCGGGAGCGGCAGCGTTCGTCTACGTCAACCACGTCGAGGGGATGCTCCCGCCGACCGGCAGCGTCGGCACCCCCGAGGAACCGATCGGCGACGTGCCGGCCGTCGGCGTCGCTCGCGAGACCGGCGCGCGCCTCGCACGCCGATACGAGGGCGAGACGGCGACCGTCAGCGTCGACTGTACGACGCCGGACGCGACGAGCCAGAACGTCCACGCCGAACTCGGCCCCGACACCGACGAGGCGGTGCTCGTGACCAGCCACGTCGACGCCCACGACATCGCGGAGGGGGCGATGGACAACGGCGCGGGGACGGCGACGGTCGTCGAGGTCGCGAAGGCCCTCGCCGCTCGCGAGGGCGAGCTGGACACGCGCGTGGAGTTCGTCGCCTTCGGTGCCGAGGAGGTCGGGCTCGTGGGATCGAGCCGGCTGGCCGACGAGACCGACCTGGAAGACGTGAAGGCGGTCCTGAACCTCGATGGCGTCGTCCGCGGCCGCACGCTCCAGTGTTACACCCACGGCTTCGACGGTCTGATCGAAGCCACCGAGGCCGTCGCCGACCGGCTCGACCACCCGATAACGACCTCGCCGACGATGAACCCCCACAGCGACCACTGGCCCTTCGTCCAGTGGGGCGTCCCCGGCATCCACGTCATGAGCGAGACCGACGGCGAGGGCCGGGGGTGGGGCCACACCCACGCCGACACGCTGGACAAGCTCGAACCCAGGACACTTCGCGAGCAGGCCGTGCTCCTGACGGAACTGGCGGTCGAACTGGCCGACGAGGAGCGGGCGCTACCACGGAGAGACACCGCCGAGATCGCGACGGCACTCGAAGAGCAGGATCTCGCGGAGGGTATGCAGGTTGTCGGCGACTGGCCCTACGACGACTGA
- a CDS encoding ZIP family metal transporter: MLQTVPELFVRVVGTDPVIQGLAGGIVIAAMNLLGASLVLVWRDPSERALDGALGFAAGVMLAAAFTSLIIPGIEQYSGGDPLPTLAGVVLGALFLDQADRFVPHAHYLLTGSRRTDAADPTDRLPAVDERLGAVVLFVLAITLHNMPEGLAVGVGFGSGNVEEAIPLMIAIGIQNVPEGLAVSVAAINAGLDRRAYAVFAGIRSGVVEIPLAVIGAVAVSVVAPLLPYAMGFAAGAMLFVISDEIVPETHTRGYERVATLGTMAGVVVMLYLDIALG, translated from the coding sequence ATGCTGCAAACGGTACCGGAGCTGTTCGTCCGAGTGGTGGGGACCGATCCGGTAATCCAGGGACTGGCCGGTGGGATCGTCATCGCCGCGATGAACCTCCTGGGAGCGTCGCTCGTGCTCGTGTGGCGCGATCCGTCGGAGCGGGCCTTGGACGGCGCGCTTGGCTTTGCCGCGGGCGTCATGCTGGCGGCGGCGTTCACGAGCCTCATCATCCCCGGCATCGAGCAGTACTCCGGCGGGGACCCGCTCCCGACGCTGGCCGGCGTCGTCCTCGGTGCCCTCTTTCTCGATCAGGCAGACCGGTTCGTCCCCCACGCCCACTACCTCCTGACCGGCAGCCGCCGGACCGACGCCGCGGACCCGACTGATCGGCTCCCCGCCGTCGACGAGCGACTCGGCGCGGTCGTCCTGTTCGTGCTGGCGATCACGCTGCACAACATGCCGGAGGGACTGGCCGTCGGCGTGGGCTTTGGCTCGGGCAACGTCGAAGAGGCGATCCCGCTGATGATCGCGATCGGGATCCAGAACGTGCCCGAGGGGCTGGCCGTCTCCGTGGCCGCGATCAACGCCGGACTGGATCGTCGCGCCTACGCCGTCTTCGCCGGGATCCGGTCGGGCGTGGTCGAGATCCCCCTTGCGGTGATCGGAGCGGTCGCGGTCAGCGTCGTCGCACCGCTGCTCCCCTACGCGATGGGCTTTGCCGCGGGCGCGATGCTGTTCGTCATCAGCGACGAGATCGTCCCCGAGACGCACACGCGAGGGTACGAGCGCGTCGCGACGCTGGGGACGATGGCCGGCGTGGTCGTGATGCTGTACCTCGACATCGCGCTGGGATAG